DNA sequence from the Gammaproteobacteria bacterium genome:
ACGCGCACACACCCTTTGGGACGAACTTATGCGTGCGACATACGACTACGCGGCGCCGACGTGATGTTGTTGCTTGGATCCCCTCGACGTCAAACTAAACGTAAACGTGGTAAGCGATGAGACATCACCTTATCCTGCGGATTGTTGCCAAGTTACTTATCCCGCCGATCCTAATGTTTGCCCTATACGTGCAGTTCCACGGCGATTTCGGACCAGGGGGTGGTTTTCAGGCTGGCGTCATTTTTGGCGCCGGGTTTATTCTCTACGCCCTAGTCTTCGGCGTGGAGACAGCAAGGAAAGTCGCACAACCAAGGAGCGTGCGAGTGATGGTGGCAGTCGGCATCTTACTCTATGGCACAGTAGGGTTG
Encoded proteins:
- a CDS encoding Na(+)/H(+) antiporter subunit B — protein: MRHHLILRIVAKLLIPPILMFALYVQFHGDFGPGGGFQAGVIFGAGFILYALVFGVETARKVAQPRSVRVMVAVGILLYGTVGLVSLLLGGSYLDYSVLADDPVRGQRLGIFIIELGVGTTVAAVMITIFFTFASRGRS